A part of Rhopalosiphum maidis isolate BTI-1 chromosome 3, ASM367621v3, whole genome shotgun sequence genomic DNA contains:
- the LOC113556704 gene encoding Fanconi anemia group I protein homolog: MSGDKIKSLVELANNRLNSSEDFEQFQTFVTRELDLDTIYSLIDEKIDRVDGPKVLEYILVGLSVKPGSQETVEQVYEYVLNAINNAEIPEKMKVCLISRLSLELNKLSTKQLIKFINMCKKDIEESNENCVQSWKELFPHILKIISDIKLIRTEDFEMAGADYKEMIITDICRFKVQPNITVALALMFRGTLLTEKEHELVIKTLCSYFGQMKPQEIPPILQQILHFCSSGDFLTLFCTLQKYFDDKYHLDQSNDENFAFEIEGDEKKEFLEAESTVLFLLEDFAKVHSSFVNDITKYIKNSIGAPNMVFGPFMLAFLLTMSCCAPFEANVIDLIKKLVVQSLVEVKNTQRSYWLKLNYTDIYDVYTQFKIFIKSEISSYEKIFKGLVNLGLSFLGTTSSVFKKNAEIIDTVHQLGLFIIVSLVHKRSFITGSVLRKLTNFITSNPECNQYLECLHKLCKNQKLTVIENNTEILKLFKEIPVGMTDKVTCAVMPVLKTSKYLRDNIIMILRKELISKDYQLRHCAVLGFIEILCSVHLDSFTTLSQNTNSQDSWPGLFTQMVLDRDSVDIHSAVDSEDTSENNKTICLEILDSLKTCFYQKSEIKQSLYRGLIRVTSHNNELCICVNSLLLDHMSSWCNRLVVAENKKSLKFDKSIVIGKDNKPIVHEPLDELILLAQHVLVTSIQFNDNKEYAKIDELKQLLCQLVNFYSECNTDEIKVNESDCLLDIISDTTEYMDVIKQILCVYQAFMVYIVNSWHSFDQDKECCKKLQKLFSKYNHILEAVMALDKTNKKKDKGNKKNKGETTGTITKFVEPAIHLDFDVLYKFLSLLTKNVSWASELNVILLKQNVRLWEFVLKLVQTYLTEVKNLLSRDIKPRNLYENICKLTKLLYDYFLFDVCEKIKFSQTVLELGLDCYLQIIKLVNSHYKNLNKFFSDSNKDDSNDESGEIFNVLRNMRLYLDQILQMNQIDDISNEQEDNDDKEAYDKIEAHLIGCVSVVCHGIKNNQGSKIKNILTWLSMVAEKYSFSNSNNSKQFLTLMLEMHSANQDDPIMLATTIKNLCHSFGRINKSNKTSQSQMRPLKLITTWNRAVMCPVLCQSLCNELNCVMQCLSRIKAELNASQKKIKNICQDRLKSREKAICHRIVLVVLSATSFTKTVIPLGQCTESVFNLLYQVYKTINVVIKHFLARSTVNEPVYKQALLSKLSEIVNDQLSPNVSKFIMFIEYDRPLTDKEKKSVQLKNQTRRQASYIPRVVTELELFVNLITKLGKKCKDQHLVNSIKLTATRDFRLNVQKVQDMLSKQNNSDESDEEIIGNNKRSNESDEQPPNKKQRSCSNTSDEIREVSSII, from the exons ATGAGCGGCGACAAAATTAAAAGCCTAGTGGAACTCGCCAACAATAGGCTGAACAGTAGCGAAGATTTTGAACAATTTCAGACGTTCGTTACCCGAGAGCTCGATTTGGACACT atatattcattaatagaTGAAAAAATTGATCGTGTAGATGGGCCCAAAGTATTGGAGTATATATTAGTTGGACTTTCTGTGAAACCGGGTTCCCAAGAAACCGTTGAACAA gtctatgaatatgtattaaacGCAATCAATAATGCCGAAATTCCAGAAAAAATGAAAGTATGTTTGATTAGTCGATTATcattagaattaaataaactatcgACCAAGCAgcttatcaaatttataaatatgtgtaaaaaagACATCGAAGAATCAAACGAAAACTGTGTTCAGAG ctGGAAAGAATTGTTtcctcatattttaaaaataatatctgataTCAAACTTATTAGAACTGAAGATTTTGAAATGGCAGGAGCTGATTATAAAGAAATGATCATTACTGACATTTGTCGTTTTAAAGTGCAACCCAACATAACAGTAGCACTTGCACTAATGTTTAG gggGACACTATTGACTGAAAAAGAACATGAACTAGTTATCAAAACATTATGCTCATATTTTGGTCAAATGAAACCTCAAGAAATTCCACCTATTCtacaacaaatattacatttttgttcaaGTGGAGATTTTTTAACTCTATTTTGtacacttcaaaaatattttgatgataaGTATCATTTAGACCAAAGTAATGATGAAAACTTTGCATTTGAAATAG aggGTGATGagaaaaaagaatttttagaAGCTGAAAGTACAGTATTATTTCTCTTGGAAGACTTTGCTAAAGTACATTCTTCATTTGTTAATGatattactaagtatataaaaaatagtattggtGCTCCTAACATGGTTTTTGGTCCATTCATGTTGGCATTTTTACTAACTATGTCTTGCTGTGCGCCTTTTGAAGCTAAT gttattgatttgataaaaaagCTTGTAGTTCAGTCATTGGTAGAAGTAAAAAATACTCAACGTTCATATTGGTTAAAACTCAATTACACGGATATATATGATGTTtacacacaatttaaaatatttataaagagcga aatatcaagttatgaaaaaatatttaaaggtcTTGTTAATTTGGGATTATCATTTCTTGGAACCACTTCATctgtatttaaaa aaAATGCCGAGATTATTGACACAGTTCATCAGCTTGGTTTGTTCATCATAGTATCATTGGTTCATAAGCGATCATTTATCACCGGTAGTGTTTTACGAAAATTGACCAATTTTATTACATCTAACCCTGaatgtaatcaatatttag AGTGTTTACATAAACTTTGTAAGAACCAAAAATTAacagttattgaaaataatactgaaatattGAAGTTGTTTAAAGAAATACCAGTTGGCATGACTGATAAAGTAACTTGTGCAGTCATGCCCGTACTAAagacatcaaaatatttacgtgATAATATCATCATGATTTTACGAAAAGAACTCATATCAAa agATTATCAGTTAAGGCATTGTGCAGTATTgggatttattgaaatattatgtagtgttCATTTGGACAGTTTTACAACATTAAGCCAGAATACAAACAGCCAAGATTCTTGGCCTGGATTATTTACTCAG ATGGTTCTTGATCGAGATTCTGTGGATATTCATTCTGCTGTTGATTCTGAAGATActtcagaaaataataaaacaatttgtttggAAATTTTGGACTCacttaaaacatgtttttaccAAAAATCGGAAATCAAACAATCACTTTATAGAGGATTGATCAGAGTGACTTCGCATAACAatgaattatgtatatgtgtcaATAGTTTGCTATTAGACCACATGAGTTCATGGTGTAACAGACTTGTAGTTgcagaaaacaaaaaatcattaaaatttgacaAGTCCATAGTCATAGGAAAAGATAATAAACCTATTGTGCAT gaGCCATTAGATGAGTTGATTTTGCTGGCTCAACACGTACTGGTTACAAGTATACAGTTCAACGACAACAAAGAGTATGCTAAAATTGATGAGTTAAAACAATTACTCTGTCAACTGGTAAATTTCTATAGTGAGTGCAATACAGACGAAATAAAAGTG AACGAAAGTGATTGTCTACTGGATATTATTTCTGATACCACAGAATACATGGATGTCATCAAACAAATACTTTGTGTTTATCAAGCGTTTATGGTCTATATAGTTAATTCATGGCATAGTTTTGACCAAGACAAAGAATGTTgtaaaaaacttcaaaaattattttctaaatacaaTCATATTTTGGAAGCCGTtatg gCATtagataaaactaataaaaaaaaggataaaggaaataaaaaaaataaaggtgaAACAACTGGAACAATTACTAAATTTGTTGAACCAGCAATTCATTTAGATTTCGATGTACTGTATAAGTTTCTTTCTTTACTCAC taaaaatgtaagcTGGGCATCTGAACTTAATGTTATTctgttaaaacaaaatgtgagACTATgggaatttgtattaaaactgGTACAAACATATTTGACAGAAGTGAAGAATTTGCTTTCGCGTGATATAAAACCtcgtaatttatatgaaaatatttgtaaattaacaaA ATTGCTTTACGACTATTTTCTATTTGATGtttgtgaaaaaattaaatttagtcaaACAGTCCTTGAATTAGGATTGGattgttatttacaaataataaaacttgttAATTCACATTACAAAAActtgaataaatttttttctgactcca acAAAGATGATTCGAATGATGAATCAGGAGAAATATTCAATGTTCTGCGTAATATGAGATTATATTTGGatcaaattttacaaatgaaTCAAATCGATGACATTAGTAACGAACAGGAAGATAATGATGACAAAGAAGcatatgataaaattgaaGCTCATCTAATTGGATGTGTGTCTGTAGTATGTCAtggcattaaaaataatcagggttctaaaattaaaaat ATATTAACCTGGCTATCTATGGTAGccgaaaaatattcattttcaaattcaaacaaCTCTAAACAATTCTTAACTCTCATGCTAGAGATGCATTCAGCAAACCAAGACGATCCTATAATGTTAGCTACtacgattaaaaatttatgcCATTCATTTGGTCGAATAAATAAA tcTAATAAAACCAGTCAATCACAAATGAGaccattgaaattaataactactTGGAACAGAGCAGTTATGTGTCCTGTATTATGTCAAAGCTTGTGCAATGAATTAAACTGTGTCATGCAGTGCTTATCTCGAATCAAGGCTGAACTGAATGCatcacagaaaaaaataaagaatatttgtCAAGACCGACTGAAATCTCGAGAAAAAGCCATCTGTCATCGTATTGTTTTAGTGGTATTGTCTGCAACTTCATTTACGAAAACAGTTATCCCATTGGGTCAATGTACAGAGTCTGTTTTCAATTTGTTATATCAAGTCTATAAAACCATCAACGtggttattaaacatttccTGGCCCGTTCCACTGTGAACGAGCCTGTGTACAAGCAAGCTTT attGAGCAAATTGTCAGAAATTGTCAATGATCAACTGTCACCAAATGTTTCTAAGTTTATCATGTTCATAGAG TACGATAGACCATTGACGGATAAAGAGAAGAAGTCTGttcaattgaaaaatcaaacaCGTCGCCAAGCATCTTACATTCCAAGAGTAGTCACTGAACTAGAGCTATTCGTGAATCTAATTACTAAATTGGGGAAAAAATGcaag GATCAACATTTGGTGAACAGTATCAAACTCACTGCTACCCGTGACTTCAGACTAAATGTACAGAAAGTTCAAGACATGCTtagcaaacaaaataattcagaT GAAAGCGACGAAGAAATcattggtaataataaaagatcaaATGAGTCTGATGAGCAACCACCAAATAAGAAACAAAGGTCCTGTTCAAATACATCTGATGAAATTAGAGAAGTATCATCAATTATCtga